The proteins below come from a single Chitinophaga pinensis DSM 2588 genomic window:
- a CDS encoding carbohydrate-binding protein has translation MKKNLLLTFHKRFFTACFGIALLAASTDRAYSQVPTGFTLKKLTDNSIVEATAMAHSADGRIFMAERGGKVKVYQNGTVSTVYTAQTVTDAEQGLLGITLHPQFTSNGRCYIFYTNREMTRHYLDILFINQANGVDSVRRVMEFDQIINGAHNGGALLFRRNLLYVAIGESNEAIESPKLTTYRGKILRLTEDGQPAPGNPYYDTPNATRQQRSIWARGMRNPWRMSLDPVSQRIFVVDVGGDYEEINDVTNPDPARGYNYGWDQNHKTGYQPDTTTTIPPVYFYDHSEDKGGCAITSGVFFNPPATNYPPQYLNKFFFSDWCRDWYRFVDINGLKPSSQFTEFSAKNFTRILGTSVGIDGNIYYISYAGDGSLYRIEYNNNQAPSIVNQPENKTVTAGDAVSFSVTASGGTPLSFQWQKNGVNIAGATAATYSIAQTTQADSGQYRCVVTNPISTINSNSAKLTVLPFNARPVPKILTPAATLTWNVGTIVNYSATATDAEDGTLPDSAYTWEARFYHKDTPTSEHWHPGPTLTKGVKTGSFTADNLGESSPNIWFRLMLTVKDSNGRTGVDSVDVYPNKVQVTAASNIPGISLVLGSKEVTPFTKTMVVNSLTTLQAVTPQLLGDTTYDFVSWAHGGDALQSIRVPAKDTVFRATYKAGASRQNPYPDPAVPSTIPGKIEIENFDYGGEGIAYHDESAANQGNQYRTTEGVDLENCAEGGFNIGYVNNGEWLEYTANVTVTGKYTFSARIANPGTAKTLHVEMDGVNITGTVTVPTTGGFQAWQTVSTTTTQSLPAGIHVFRIVLEANDFNVNYFTFDLAIGNAPTVNITAPVNGETFVTNSDILLKANAADSDGSIRKVEFFQGATKIGEDTTAPYQFLWTGVATGAYSITAKATDNTQMTATSTPVAINVTAAAVEKTVPGHIEAESFDAMSGIQTEGCGDTGGGENIGWVDTGDWMDYFVNVTAAGSYNASFRVASAPGGGQLQLQAGANILTTVDVPATGGWQAWTTITKTVSLTAGKQTLRVYASHADFNLNWIEFAATTQAARTSAVVEQKPSIRMYPNPVVNLLTVGNVKGDGLFTITNVATSQTIIIKATNGILDVSNLTPGVYVLKFTNNGKPVTKKFVKM, from the coding sequence ATGAAGAAAAACCTGCTGCTAACATTTCATAAGCGGTTCTTTACGGCCTGCTTTGGAATCGCCCTGCTCGCAGCGAGCACAGACCGTGCCTACAGCCAGGTGCCTACTGGCTTTACGCTGAAAAAACTAACCGACAATTCCATCGTTGAAGCTACTGCAATGGCACATTCTGCTGATGGCAGAATATTCATGGCTGAACGTGGAGGTAAGGTGAAAGTTTATCAGAATGGAACCGTATCTACCGTGTATACCGCTCAAACAGTAACCGATGCAGAACAAGGTTTACTGGGTATCACACTTCACCCTCAATTCACCAGTAATGGTCGTTGTTACATTTTCTACACCAATAGGGAAATGACACGTCATTACCTGGACATCTTGTTTATCAACCAGGCTAACGGTGTCGACTCTGTCAGAAGAGTAATGGAATTTGATCAGATCATCAACGGCGCGCACAATGGTGGCGCGTTGTTATTCCGCAGAAACCTGCTGTATGTAGCGATCGGCGAGAGCAATGAAGCGATCGAATCTCCGAAGCTGACGACTTACCGTGGTAAGATCCTTCGTCTGACAGAAGACGGACAACCAGCTCCGGGCAATCCTTATTATGACACCCCTAACGCCACCCGTCAGCAGAGAAGTATCTGGGCACGCGGTATGAGAAATCCGTGGAGGATGTCTCTGGACCCGGTGTCTCAAAGAATCTTTGTGGTGGATGTAGGCGGTGACTATGAAGAAATTAACGATGTTACCAATCCTGATCCTGCCAGAGGATATAACTATGGCTGGGACCAGAATCACAAAACAGGTTATCAGCCGGATACCACTACGACGATCCCTCCGGTTTATTTTTATGACCACAGTGAAGATAAAGGCGGATGTGCTATCACATCAGGTGTGTTCTTCAATCCTCCTGCTACCAACTATCCGCCACAGTATCTGAATAAGTTCTTCTTCTCAGACTGGTGTCGTGACTGGTACAGGTTTGTGGACATCAATGGTCTGAAGCCTTCTTCTCAGTTTACCGAGTTCTCAGCGAAGAACTTCACCAGGATCCTGGGTACCAGCGTTGGTATAGATGGTAACATTTATTACATCTCTTATGCGGGAGATGGTAGTCTGTATAGAATTGAATACAATAACAACCAGGCGCCATCTATCGTCAATCAACCTGAAAATAAAACCGTTACAGCGGGAGACGCGGTGTCTTTCTCCGTTACTGCTTCCGGTGGTACGCCATTATCTTTCCAGTGGCAGAAAAACGGCGTTAACATTGCCGGCGCTACTGCTGCTACCTACAGCATTGCACAGACCACACAGGCTGACTCAGGTCAGTACCGTTGTGTAGTGACCAATCCGATCAGCACCATCAACAGTAATTCTGCGAAGCTGACCGTATTGCCATTCAATGCAAGACCAGTTCCGAAGATCCTTACACCGGCAGCTACCCTGACCTGGAACGTAGGTACCATCGTTAACTATTCTGCAACAGCTACCGATGCTGAAGACGGTACCTTACCTGATTCCGCTTACACATGGGAGGCACGTTTCTATCATAAAGACACCCCTACCAGTGAGCACTGGCATCCTGGTCCGACCCTGACGAAAGGCGTAAAAACAGGCAGCTTCACTGCTGACAACCTTGGTGAGTCTTCTCCGAATATCTGGTTCAGACTGATGCTGACTGTAAAAGATTCTAACGGCCGTACCGGCGTAGACTCCGTTGACGTTTATCCAAACAAAGTACAGGTTACTGCTGCCAGCAATATTCCTGGTATCAGTCTGGTACTGGGTTCAAAAGAGGTAACACCGTTCACCAAAACAATGGTGGTAAACTCCCTGACTACACTGCAGGCAGTTACCCCACAGTTGCTCGGCGACACGACCTACGATTTCGTGTCATGGGCACATGGCGGCGATGCATTACAGTCCATCCGTGTACCAGCAAAAGATACCGTTTTCCGTGCTACCTATAAAGCAGGTGCTTCCCGTCAGAATCCATACCCTGACCCGGCCGTACCTTCCACTATCCCAGGTAAAATCGAGATCGAAAACTTCGACTATGGTGGCGAAGGCATTGCCTACCATGACGAAAGCGCTGCCAATCAGGGTAATCAATACCGTACCACTGAAGGCGTAGACCTCGAAAACTGCGCTGAAGGTGGTTTCAATATCGGTTATGTCAACAACGGTGAATGGCTGGAATATACGGCCAACGTAACCGTTACCGGTAAATATACCTTCTCGGCCCGCATCGCTAATCCGGGTACTGCCAAGACCCTCCACGTAGAAATGGATGGCGTTAACATCACCGGCACCGTAACAGTACCAACAACCGGTGGTTTCCAGGCATGGCAGACCGTTTCAACTACTACCACACAGTCACTGCCTGCCGGCATACATGTGTTCCGTATTGTACTGGAAGCAAATGACTTCAACGTTAACTACTTCACTTTCGATCTGGCAATCGGTAACGCACCAACCGTGAACATCACCGCTCCTGTGAATGGCGAAACCTTTGTCACCAATTCCGATATCCTCCTGAAAGCAAATGCTGCAGATTCAGACGGATCTATCAGAAAAGTGGAATTCTTCCAGGGTGCTACTAAAATCGGAGAAGATACAACTGCTCCTTACCAGTTCCTCTGGACAGGCGTTGCCACCGGCGCTTACAGCATCACTGCAAAAGCAACCGACAACACACAGATGACAGCTACCTCCACTCCTGTCGCCATCAACGTAACCGCTGCCGCTGTTGAAAAAACAGTACCAGGACATATCGAAGCAGAAAGCTTTGATGCCATGTCCGGCATCCAGACAGAAGGTTGCGGAGATACCGGCGGTGGTGAAAACATCGGCTGGGTAGATACCGGCGACTGGATGGATTATTTCGTTAACGTTACCGCAGCAGGTAGCTATAACGCATCCTTCCGCGTAGCCAGCGCACCAGGTGGTGGTCAGCTGCAGCTGCAGGCAGGCGCTAATATCCTGACTACTGTTGACGTACCAGCTACCGGCGGATGGCAGGCATGGACTACTATCACTAAAACAGTCTCCCTGACAGCAGGTAAACAGACATTACGTGTATATGCGTCACATGCAGACTTCAACCTGAACTGGATTGAATTCGCTGCTACGACACAAGCGGCAAGAACATCAGCCGTAGTAGAACAGAAACCTTCTATCAGAATGTATCCAAACCCGGTTGTGAATCTGCTGACAGTAGGTAACGTGAAAGGCGATGGTCTGTTCACTATTACCAATGTCGCTACCTCACAGACGATCATCATCAAGGCGACCAATGGTATACTTGACGTAAGCAACCTGACACCAGGTGTTTATGTACTTAAATTCACCAATAATGGAAAACCTGTAACGAAGAAATTCGTGAAGATGTAG
- a CDS encoding SUKH-4 family immunity protein, with protein sequence MPATSEEIVLGIHFPGSLEELQFNGKSCWQIGYEWEPVSIIALEEDSGAVFNINTAKGTPRVFINTDLQAFLTFLQYYKQYQERKSEVETPIVTYSRDEMLKRLQEIKNRTIIPLAQKKEKFDRKREFKAMKQFFKQNDAAAIQDENNWWSMILEQVEDDLL encoded by the coding sequence TTGCCTGCAACATCAGAAGAAATCGTATTAGGCATTCATTTCCCAGGCAGCTTGGAGGAACTTCAGTTTAATGGAAAGAGCTGCTGGCAAATCGGATACGAATGGGAGCCCGTCAGCATTATTGCTTTGGAAGAAGATTCCGGAGCTGTTTTTAACATCAATACTGCCAAAGGAACACCACGGGTATTTATCAATACTGACCTACAAGCTTTTTTGACTTTTCTGCAGTATTATAAACAATACCAGGAACGTAAATCAGAAGTCGAAACACCCATTGTTACCTACTCCCGTGATGAGATGCTAAAACGACTGCAGGAAATAAAGAATAGAACTATAATTCCACTGGCTCAAAAAAAGGAAAAATTTGATCGAAAAAGGGAGTTTAAAGCCATGAAGCAGTTCTTTAAACAAAATGACGCAGCGGCCATCCAAGACGAAAATAATTGGTGGAGCATGATATTGGAGCAGGTAGAAGATGACCTGCTTTAG
- a CDS encoding zinc-dependent metalloprotease has product MKSATTHVLLGALCALTAALPANAQKHKKGKDTATPNKDSVAAALAKVAFPAKQETLKPYRDVIPANAITSSGLFKVHKSADKYYFEIPDSLLGRDLLVVSRISKGSSEYRPMILPTYAGDQIGEKVIRFEKSTGNKIFLQTISYRERAADSSSNGLYRSLMNNSLQPIQAAFAVKAVNDSSKSSVIDVTDYLNNDNSVFFFDAGIKALGGLNMMAADRSYIGDVHAYPMNIEIKSVRTYTGRPMPVTNEVKTYSFELNSSIVLLPSIPMKSRFFDPRVGFFADEYIDFDDNPQGIKSESLIWKWRLEPRKEDLEKYKRGELVTPEKPIIIYIDPLTPKKWVPYLIAGVNDWQSAFEAAGFKEAIIAKEAPADDSTWSIEDARHSVLVYKPSSMANAMGPSIKDPRTGEILETHINWYHNVMDMLYKWYFIQAGAIDKRAQAPQLPDSLMGELIRFVSSHEVGHTLGLRHNWGASSTVPVDSLRSKRWVEGNGHTPSIMDYARFNYVAQPEDNIGPKGIFPRIGAYDKWAIEWAYRVLPAIKTPEEETPLLNKLVIEKLASGKQYFFGIERVPWEAATQYDPRNQREDLGDDAMKAGAYGIANLKRIEKHLMDWTRQPNEDYSKAGEMYNELVKQFDLYMGHAAANIGGILTTPKTVEQAGPVYEFPAKSKQQRAMTFLQEQLFTTPMWLNDTQLAGLTKTSFAVVTNVQKKVLFQLLSPDVLDRLSLQENIEGANAYTAMQFLRELKQGIFSELAAHKTIDTYRRGLQRVYVERLLMMMISGPSNPLMPSPSLSKDGDALPLIKAHAKALAEHIKASIPLTTDEMTRSHLQDLYDRLDNGLHPRK; this is encoded by the coding sequence ATGAAATCAGCAACAACCCATGTTTTGCTTGGGGCATTGTGTGCCCTGACGGCAGCATTGCCAGCAAACGCGCAGAAGCACAAGAAGGGAAAAGATACTGCGACGCCCAACAAAGACAGTGTAGCCGCGGCGCTGGCGAAAGTGGCGTTTCCGGCGAAACAGGAAACACTGAAGCCTTACAGGGATGTCATTCCTGCGAATGCGATCACGAGCAGTGGTTTATTCAAGGTACATAAGTCGGCCGACAAGTACTATTTTGAAATACCCGATTCATTACTGGGCAGGGATCTGCTGGTTGTCAGCAGAATTTCCAAAGGCTCTTCAGAATACCGTCCGATGATACTGCCTACGTATGCAGGCGATCAGATCGGAGAAAAGGTGATCCGCTTTGAGAAAAGCACCGGCAATAAGATCTTCCTGCAGACCATCTCTTACAGAGAAAGAGCGGCGGACAGTTCTTCGAATGGCCTGTACCGCTCCCTGATGAATAACAGTCTGCAACCCATCCAGGCCGCGTTTGCTGTAAAGGCGGTGAACGACAGCAGCAAGAGTAGTGTGATCGATGTGACGGACTATCTGAACAATGATAATTCTGTCTTCTTCTTTGACGCAGGTATCAAAGCGCTGGGAGGACTGAATATGATGGCGGCGGACCGTTCTTATATCGGGGATGTGCATGCCTATCCGATGAACATCGAGATCAAGAGCGTACGCACCTATACCGGCAGACCAATGCCTGTTACGAATGAAGTGAAGACCTACAGTTTTGAGTTGAACAGCTCTATTGTACTGCTTCCTTCTATTCCGATGAAGTCAAGATTTTTTGATCCGAGAGTGGGATTCTTTGCAGATGAATATATCGATTTTGACGACAACCCACAGGGCATCAAAAGCGAAAGTCTGATCTGGAAATGGAGGTTGGAACCACGTAAAGAAGACCTTGAAAAATACAAACGCGGAGAACTGGTTACACCGGAGAAACCGATCATTATTTACATTGATCCACTGACACCTAAGAAGTGGGTACCTTATCTTATTGCCGGCGTAAACGACTGGCAGTCGGCGTTTGAAGCAGCAGGCTTCAAAGAAGCCATCATCGCAAAAGAGGCACCGGCAGATGACAGTACCTGGAGCATAGAAGATGCGCGTCATTCTGTATTGGTATACAAACCATCTTCTATGGCCAATGCGATGGGACCGAGCATTAAGGATCCGCGCACCGGTGAAATACTGGAAACGCATATCAACTGGTATCACAATGTGATGGATATGTTGTACAAATGGTATTTCATCCAGGCGGGCGCGATCGATAAGAGGGCGCAGGCGCCGCAATTACCGGATTCCTTAATGGGAGAACTGATCCGTTTTGTGTCTTCACATGAAGTGGGACATACGCTGGGTCTGCGTCACAACTGGGGGGCATCATCCACTGTTCCGGTGGACAGTCTGCGTAGTAAACGCTGGGTAGAAGGAAATGGCCATACCCCTTCCATCATGGACTATGCACGTTTTAATTATGTAGCGCAGCCGGAAGATAATATTGGTCCGAAAGGTATTTTCCCACGCATCGGCGCTTATGACAAATGGGCGATTGAATGGGCATACCGTGTGTTACCGGCAATTAAAACACCGGAAGAAGAAACACCTTTGCTGAACAAGCTGGTGATTGAAAAATTAGCGTCCGGCAAACAGTACTTCTTTGGTATTGAAAGAGTGCCCTGGGAAGCAGCGACACAATACGATCCACGCAATCAGCGCGAAGACCTGGGAGATGATGCGATGAAAGCGGGTGCTTATGGTATCGCCAATCTGAAGCGGATAGAAAAACATCTCATGGACTGGACCCGTCAGCCGAACGAGGATTACAGCAAAGCCGGTGAGATGTACAACGAACTGGTAAAACAGTTTGATCTTTATATGGGACATGCAGCGGCGAATATTGGCGGCATCCTGACGACACCGAAGACCGTAGAACAGGCAGGACCCGTATATGAGTTCCCGGCTAAGAGCAAACAACAACGTGCAATGACGTTCCTGCAGGAGCAGTTGTTCACTACGCCGATGTGGCTGAATGACACACAACTGGCTGGACTGACAAAAACAAGTTTTGCGGTGGTGACCAACGTACAGAAAAAGGTGCTGTTCCAGTTACTGAGTCCTGATGTGCTGGATCGATTGTCATTGCAGGAGAATATAGAGGGTGCGAATGCTTACACTGCTATGCAGTTTTTACGCGAACTGAAACAGGGAATTTTCTCCGAACTCGCTGCACATAAAACGATCGATACTTATCGTCGTGGTTTACAGCGTGTATATGTAGAAAGGCTGCTCATGATGATGATATCAGGACCATCAAATCCGCTGATGCCGTCGCCAAGTCTGAGCAAAGACGGCGATGCCCTGCCGCTGATCAAAGCCCATGCGAAAGCACTGGCAGAGCATATCAAGGCAAGCATTCCGCTGACGACAGACGAGATGACACGCAGTCATCTGCAGGACCTTTACGACAGGCTTGATAATGGGTTACATCCCAGGAAATAG
- the def gene encoding peptide deformylase: MKAFPEFYRKDVMIMPIVPYGSPILRKQCSPVDKNYDGLDKLIENMWHTLENANGSGLATPQINLPIRIFIIDSETSFNTMNPEERKVHFEGDNGIREVFINPEITEYSEAKCDDLEGCLSIPGVAAIVSRPYAVKIEYYDRNFQKHTKAFNGLTARIIQHEFDHIEGRLYLDYLSSLKMKLLTKKLAQIKKGRYACEYPMRRIK; the protein is encoded by the coding sequence ATGAAGGCATTTCCTGAATTTTACCGAAAAGATGTTATGATAATGCCAATCGTTCCATACGGGTCTCCTATATTAAGAAAGCAATGCAGCCCTGTAGACAAAAATTACGATGGACTTGACAAATTAATCGAAAATATGTGGCATACACTCGAAAATGCAAACGGCAGCGGATTAGCTACGCCTCAAATAAATCTTCCCATAAGGATATTTATTATTGACAGCGAAACAAGCTTCAATACCATGAATCCTGAAGAACGAAAAGTACACTTTGAGGGGGATAATGGAATACGGGAAGTATTTATAAATCCTGAGATAACTGAGTATTCAGAAGCGAAATGTGACGACCTGGAGGGATGTTTAAGCATACCCGGTGTCGCCGCAATTGTTTCCAGACCCTATGCTGTTAAAATAGAATATTATGATCGCAATTTCCAAAAACATACAAAAGCGTTTAATGGGTTAACTGCAAGGATAATTCAACATGAATTTGATCACATTGAAGGTCGGCTATATCTTGATTATCTGTCATCATTGAAAATGAAGTTGCTTACTAAGAAATTGGCGCAAATAAAGAAAGGTAGGTATGCGTGTGAATATCCTATGCGTAGAATTAAGTAG
- a CDS encoding Ig-like domain-containing protein, translating into MKNPVYPNKKVKKSPWLATVLCLSLLPVSTYAQRTLVWEESFTSPTLNAQTWTYETGDGCAKGNCGWGNAELEYYTNRTENVRIENGHLVIEARREDMGGKPFTSGRIKTAGRVTFRYGSLEARIKVPKVGNGLWPAFWLLGATGGTWPHNGEVDILEMGFAGAIAAGRPNNTVSAATHWWTENPGGYTGHATYAKDTVATGVDLGDDYHLYKLEWDPQFLTIFLDNSPYYKIAINGGNGFEAFHNPFYILLNLAVGGNYPGIHSAAGITAPLPGRMEVDYIRLYQDPRQGEELILASNNAPEGNYGIFTDNTTVSDRVAFGQGANLYLWNNITNITSPTPSPFEGSNVWAFHANAGAWYGLGVANDMKNMSNYSGGSLKFHMKTSSTATFKVGIASDGAEGWITFNGSNEHGLVRDGQWHEVTIPVSEFGALDLMQVTQLFMFSGDAPAAAADFYFDNIYYTGGVSANPAPKVAITNIANEAVYTTPAAIAIQTNASDPNGSISKVDFYNGAYYLGTTTTAPFNYTWNTSTQGIYKLIAKATDNQNKMTTSQPVTVLVAAPGNTAPQINITSPTASTPYRKPAKVMINTNVTDNGIIYKVEFFNGSTLLATLTQPPFNYTWENVPQGTYTITAKATDNGKLSTTSAPVTITVQDNKILSSKYGIYSEDASITEKMTYGLDANLYIWNNLATISGAAPYEGSQVIAVTAAAGNWFGLGVAHDVRDLTHFANGSLKFHFKTSYQGQFRFSIISQNGEQMINYAAGEQKLGLLRDGQWHEVTIPVSSLTNVNLTTMSQAFTFSGDAPAAAASFYIDNIYYVTSDPPVTQTNLALNKPTRTTSNENIAMEGKYAVDGNINTRWSSGFGDPQSIRVDLGADYDINRVKITWETAAGKDYIIQVSNDTINWSPLRTVTNNSTLVNEFTGLTGHGRYLRIYGTARTTVYGYSIFELEAYGSLRTGSSLLARTAPATQQSAVTAWKATLYPNPVVNDRVQLLSSEAVKQIRVVDLNGRTWSTQQLSQEGKVSSTYGVDVSRLPAGVYFIQLKNNAQQTLLLKFVKQ; encoded by the coding sequence ATGAAGAACCCGGTTTACCCAAACAAAAAGGTGAAAAAGAGTCCATGGCTTGCAACTGTGCTCTGTCTTTCACTCTTACCAGTTTCCACGTATGCCCAGCGAACCCTCGTCTGGGAAGAAAGTTTTACCAGTCCAACCCTTAATGCGCAAACCTGGACCTATGAGACAGGTGATGGTTGTGCCAAGGGCAATTGTGGCTGGGGCAATGCGGAGTTGGAATACTACACCAACCGCACAGAAAATGTCAGAATTGAAAACGGTCACCTGGTGATCGAAGCGCGGCGGGAAGATATGGGCGGTAAGCCTTTTACTTCCGGTCGTATCAAAACAGCCGGCAGGGTTACTTTCCGCTACGGCTCACTGGAAGCACGCATCAAAGTACCGAAGGTCGGGAACGGTTTATGGCCTGCTTTCTGGTTGCTGGGCGCCACAGGTGGCACCTGGCCGCACAACGGTGAAGTAGACATCCTCGAAATGGGTTTTGCGGGCGCTATTGCAGCCGGCAGACCAAACAACACGGTGAGTGCAGCTACTCACTGGTGGACGGAAAATCCGGGTGGCTATACCGGTCATGCCACCTATGCAAAAGATACCGTTGCTACAGGCGTTGACCTGGGCGACGATTATCACCTCTACAAACTGGAATGGGATCCGCAATTCCTGACTATTTTCCTGGATAATAGTCCGTATTACAAAATTGCGATCAACGGCGGAAACGGCTTTGAAGCCTTTCATAATCCGTTTTACATCCTGCTGAACCTTGCTGTCGGCGGTAATTATCCTGGTATTCATTCTGCAGCAGGGATTACTGCGCCCTTACCCGGACGGATGGAGGTTGATTACATCAGGCTTTATCAGGATCCCCGGCAGGGAGAAGAACTGATACTGGCGAGCAACAATGCACCGGAGGGCAATTATGGTATTTTCACTGACAATACCACTGTCAGCGACAGAGTTGCTTTTGGTCAGGGCGCTAACCTGTATCTCTGGAACAACATCACCAACATCACCTCTCCTACCCCTTCACCGTTTGAGGGTAGCAATGTATGGGCTTTTCATGCCAATGCCGGCGCCTGGTATGGTCTGGGTGTGGCGAATGACATGAAAAATATGAGTAACTATTCGGGCGGTAGTCTGAAGTTCCATATGAAGACCAGTTCCACCGCTACCTTCAAAGTAGGTATTGCTTCGGATGGCGCGGAAGGCTGGATCACGTTTAACGGCAGTAATGAGCATGGTCTTGTCAGAGACGGACAATGGCATGAAGTCACGATTCCGGTGAGTGAATTCGGTGCGCTGGATCTGATGCAGGTCACACAGTTGTTTATGTTCTCCGGTGATGCACCGGCGGCGGCAGCTGATTTCTATTTTGACAATATCTATTACACCGGCGGTGTATCTGCGAATCCGGCGCCGAAGGTCGCCATTACCAATATTGCCAATGAGGCGGTGTATACCACACCTGCCGCTATTGCGATACAGACGAATGCCAGCGACCCGAATGGCAGCATCAGCAAGGTGGATTTCTATAATGGCGCCTATTATCTGGGCACCACAACCACCGCTCCTTTCAATTACACCTGGAATACCTCCACACAGGGTATCTACAAGCTGATTGCCAAAGCGACTGACAATCAAAATAAAATGACCACTTCGCAGCCGGTCACCGTACTGGTAGCGGCACCGGGTAATACCGCACCGCAGATCAATATTACTTCCCCTACTGCCAGTACGCCTTATCGCAAACCGGCCAAGGTGATGATCAATACCAATGTTACTGACAACGGCATTATCTACAAAGTGGAATTCTTCAACGGCAGTACCTTACTGGCGACACTGACGCAACCACCATTTAACTATACGTGGGAGAATGTGCCGCAGGGTACGTATACCATCACGGCGAAAGCGACAGATAATGGCAAGCTGAGTACGACTTCTGCCCCGGTGACGATCACGGTGCAGGACAACAAGATCCTTTCCAGCAAATATGGTATCTACAGCGAAGATGCTTCTATCACTGAGAAGATGACCTACGGACTGGACGCGAACCTGTATATCTGGAATAACCTGGCCACGATCAGTGGTGCGGCGCCTTATGAGGGGTCACAGGTAATAGCTGTTACGGCAGCAGCCGGCAACTGGTTTGGTTTAGGCGTGGCACATGATGTACGCGATCTGACGCATTTTGCCAATGGCTCATTGAAGTTCCACTTCAAAACATCTTACCAGGGTCAATTCCGTTTCAGTATTATTTCACAGAACGGTGAGCAGATGATCAACTATGCGGCCGGCGAACAGAAACTGGGATTACTCAGGGACGGACAATGGCATGAGGTGACCATTCCTGTGAGTTCGCTGACCAATGTCAACCTGACGACGATGTCGCAGGCATTTACTTTCTCCGGAGATGCACCGGCGGCAGCGGCGAGTTTCTATATAGACAACATCTATTACGTGACTTCAGATCCTCCGGTTACGCAGACCAACCTGGCATTGAACAAACCTACCCGTACGACTTCCAACGAGAATATTGCTATGGAAGGAAAGTATGCAGTGGATGGTAATATCAATACCCGCTGGTCCAGTGGCTTTGGCGATCCACAATCGATCCGGGTTGACCTGGGTGCTGATTATGATATCAACCGCGTGAAGATCACCTGGGAAACGGCAGCCGGCAAAGACTACATCATACAGGTTTCCAATGATACGATCAACTGGAGTCCGTTGCGTACGGTAACCAACAACAGTACATTGGTGAATGAGTTTACCGGTCTGACAGGCCACGGTCGTTATCTGCGGATCTATGGTACGGCGAGAACGACAGTGTATGGCTATTCCATTTTTGAGCTGGAAGCGTATGGTAGTCTGCGGACAGGAAGTTCCTTACTCGCCCGTACTGCACCTGCAACACAACAATCTGCAGTTACGGCCTGGAAAGCAACGTTGTATCCAAATCCGGTAGTCAATGACAGGGTACAGTTACTCAGTAGTGAGGCAGTGAAGCAAATCAGGGTGGTAGATCTCAACGGACGTACCTGGTCGACACAGCAATTGTCGCAGGAAGGCAAGGTATCGTCTACCTATGGTGTAGATGTAAGTCGTTTACCAGCAGGCGTTTATTTCATTCAGTTAAAGAACAACGCGCAGCAGACATTATTGCTGAAGTTTGTTAAACAATAA